Proteins encoded by one window of Mercenaria mercenaria strain notata chromosome 4, MADL_Memer_1, whole genome shotgun sequence:
- the LOC128556742 gene encoding zinc-binding protein A33-like — protein MAKDGKFAKSQIDASEALYDFPCNPCAKDGKNMEAKFQCLDCQMFYCNRCVTGHNKFTANHNVVERTSKLFGQKRSLSSDELPRDLCEEHRGEVIKMFCGQHDRVCCTVCIALKHRSCEGLEYIPNIAKGLLKKEDKDQTKTSLEKVKDDLQNLKSKMQNEFKKLNVQRDSVLDVIQKFKKRLIANIEELERKSIKEVQEKHKEITDELTFRSKIIDDMLNDVEQQLDKLKHVKRNNEAQLFVDIKVCEEKISSGSYCVRQSAVKKMETLVFEVNRSIEKCLCEVQSLGKLTLWSTEKYVVYDSGNVFEPVILDITDDDLIQKFMSGVTNVAAVSLNIGYPTAASAPHSVANGFKRLLAVACDTDITFHEAERTKEYLADPSKFATATLVSAALEVGGATETKKVDVKEESEESDDDMGYGLFD, from the exons ATGGCAAAGGATGGAAAGTTTGCTAAATCACAAATCGACGCTTCTGAAGCGTTATATGATTTTCCATGTAATCCTTGTGCCAAGGATGGCAAGAATATGGAGGCAAAATTTCAGTGTTTGGACTGCCAGATGTTTTATTGTAACAGATGTGTGACAGGGCACAACAAATTCACTGCAAACCATAACGTTGTGGAAAGGACATCAAAACTATTCGGTCAAAAGAGGTCATTATCATCAGATGAACTGCCAAGGGATTTATGCGAGGAGCATCGGGGAGAAGTAATAAAGATGTTTTGTGGACAACATGACCGTGTTTGTTGTACTGTCTGCATTGCTTTGAAACATAG atccTGTGAAGGCCTAGAATATATCCCGAACATTGCCAAAGGGCTTTTGAAGAAAGAGGATAAGGACCAAACAAAAACATCTTTGGAGAAAGTTAAAGATGACTTGCAGAATCTGAAGTCCAAAATGCAAAATGAATTCAAGAAGTTGAATGTGCAACGAGATAGTGTACTGGATGTCATACAGAAGTTTAAGAAACGCCTTATAGCTAACATTGAAGAATTGGAGAGAAAATCAATAAAAGAAGTACAAGAGAAGCATAAAGAGATTACAGATGAACTAACTTTCAGAAGCAAGATAATCGATGACATGCTAAATGATGTTGAACAGCAACTTGACAAGCTTAAACATGTGAAAAGGAACAATGAAGCCCAGCTCTTTGTAGACATTAAGGTTTGCGAAGAGAAAATTTCTTCGGGAAGTTATTGCGTCAGACAGTCTGCTGTCAAAAAGATGGAAACTTTGGTATTTGAGGTGAACAGAAGCATAGAGAAATGTCTATGTGAGGTACAGTCTCTTGGTAAACTAACACTTTGGTCTACGGAGAAATATGTCG TATATGACTCTGGTAATGTGTTTGAACCAGTGATCTTGGACATTACTGATGATGATTTGATTCAGAAATTCATGAGT GGAGTAACGAACGTCGCTGCTGTATCTCTTAATATTGGTTACCCGACAGCAGCTTCAGCACCTCATTCTGTTGCTAATGGATTCAAAAGACTTTTGGCTGTTGCTTGTGATACTGACATCACTTTCCATGAAGCAGAGAGG ACTAAGGAATATTTAGCTGATCCCTCCAAGTTTGCAACAGCTACTTTAGTATCTGCCGCCCTGGAAGTAGGTGGTGCCACGGAGACAAAGAAGGTAGATGTGAAGGAAGAATCTGAGGAATCTGACGACGACATGGGCTACGGACTGTTTGATTAA
- the LOC128556743 gene encoding uncharacterized protein LOC128556743 has protein sequence MKNFSFGSAVVVILSVVIFLDEGICQQGQQNYASDWRKWAGTMGNGAPGSGNPQYQSGGEQNWAGEWRKWAGTMGNGEPGAAGSGNPWLQMADQYMRKWMNGYAARKANGTNQSGGFFANLMDGYAKKWNGKKNKKKGKEVKY, from the exons ATGAAGAATTTTAGCTTTGGATCAGCAGTTGTAGTGATTTTGTCAGTTGTGATATTTCTTGACGAAG GAATCTGCCAACAAGGGCAACAAAACTATGCTAGCGATTGGAGGAAATGGGCAGGTACAATGGGCAACGGAGCACCGGGAAGCGGAAATCCACAATACCAAAGTGGCGGGGAACAAAACTGGGCTGGCGAATGGAGGAAATGGGCTGGTACAATGGGCAACGGAGAACCGGGTGCAGCGGGAAGCGGAAATCCATGGCTTCAAATGGCTGATCAATATATGAGGAAATGGATGAATGGATACGCCGCCCGTAAAGCTAATGGTACAAATCAGTCTGGAGGTTTCTTTGCTAACCTTATGGACGG ATATGCCAAGAAGTGGAATGGGAAGAAAAACAAGAAGAAGGGCAAAGAAGTGAAATATTGA